The DNA window CTGCTTTAACAGCGGGTGGTCCTTATACTATGAAAATACAAGCGAGTAACACGATTGAAATCAATGATATTTTGGTTGGAGATGTCTGGCTTTGTTCCGGTCAATCGAATATGGCAATGGCAATGTCAGGTGTAGCGAGTACTTACCCGACCGATGTGAGCAATGCTACCAATGATAAAATTCGAAATTTTAATGTCCCCAGAGAATTCGAATTTACCACACCTAGAACCGATTTAAGTGATGGCTATTGGATGAAAGCCAATCCGACTTCTGTGTTGCAATTTTCGGCTGCTGCCTATTTTTTTGCAAAAGAACTTTACGCAAGAAATCCATCTGTTCCAATCGGTTTGATTCATTCCAGTTACGGAGGAACGCCTATTCACGCGTGGATGAGCGAAAAAGCTTTGAAGAATTTTCCAGAGACCATTGCTGAAATTCAATTGTTGAAAAATCCAACTTACGTGAACACTATTATCCAAAACGATATCAATCTTGAAAATAACTGGAATACTACTTTAAATAACAATGACTTAGGGATAAAAAACAATTGGAAATCAAACGCGACAGATACTTCGACTTGGTCGGATATTACAGTAGGTTTTACCAAAAAGGATATCGGTTCGGTTTGGTATAAAAAGGACATTATGGTTAGTAGCCAAACCGCTTCAAACGCATCACTATTGCAGTTAGCCATTCTTATTGAAGCAGATTCGACTTACATTAACGGAAAACTGGTTGGACACACCAATAATCAATATGCCATAAGAAAGTATGACATTCCCGCCAATACATTGGTCGAAGGCAAAAACACGATTACGGTTCGACTTGTAAATAATAGTTTGACAGGTGGATTTTATGGCTCCATTTTTCAATTAATAGGTACGAATGAAACCATTGATTTAAAAGGCAGTTGGAAAACCAAAGTGGGTTATGCTATGGCAACACTGCCAACGCCCGTGAATTTATTATGGAAACCAACCGCTTTATACAATTCGATGATTGAACCTTTGAAAAATTATGCGCTGAAAGGAGCAATTTGGTACCAAGGCGAGGGGAATACCGGTAAACCAAGCCAGTACTCCATTTATTTAGGTTCGATGATCGAAGATTGGAGAAGCCTTTTTGCCAATCCAACGATGCCCTTTTTGTATGTTCAATTGCCCAATTATCAGGCGGCCGTAGCGAATCCGGTCGAAAGTAATTGGGCGCTATTGAGAGAATCACAATTGAAGACCTTAGCAGTTCCCAACACAGGAATGGCCACAACCATTGATGTGGGAGATCCTAATAATCTTCATCCTGTATGGAAAAAACCAGTAGGAATCAGGTTGGCACTTGCCGCTGAAAGAGTTGCTTACAACAACCCACTACTAGTTTCATCTGGACCAATGTATGAATCTGTGAAAATTGTGGGAAATACTATTGAGCTCACTTTTAATACATTGGGAAGTCCCTTGAAATTCAAATCAACTGGGACAGCAGTAGGAACTCATACCAATTTTGCCATTGCCGGAAGCAATAAAGTATTTTCTTGGGCTCAAGCCAAAATCGAAGGAAACAAAGTAATTGTTTGGAATGATGCCATTCCGAATCCAGTAGCTGTTCGTTATGCTTGGGGGCAAAACCCTGCAGGTGAAAAATTATTTAACACTGAAGATTTACCAGCCTCACCATTCCGGACAGATTCCTGGACGGTTGGAAAACAATATTTATTGATTAATTACAACTAGAATTTACCGCATTTTATAAACAAACTACCAAACAGTATTTACTATGAAAAAAACAAGACACTTCTTAACCGTATTCATTTTCTTAATTGGGCTTTTTGCGAATACTGCGATGGGGCAGAACGTTAACTATTTCTGGGGTGGTGGTGTCAATACCTCGTGGACGACGGCCGGAAACTGGTCAAAAACAGGTAGGTATATTCACACAGCTACTTTTGCGAGTGGAGATACAAATGTTATCATTGTTACTCCCAATCTTCAAGGTGCTGCGCCTTCTACAATTTTAGCGGTGGGTGATGCCATTGTTGGCCCAGGAATTCCCGTGGGTACAACTGTTACAGCTTTTAGCGCCGTTCCTGCTGTTGGAACAACTATCACGCTTAGTCAGCCAACTACCGCTGCAGGCACAGCGTCAATTATTCAGACGTATTTGAAATCGGGTAATGCCCCTAATAATGGTACCTCGCCTAATACTTCTACTGCTGTTATTGATAACGCTGCACTTAGCAGTCCTGTAGTTAGTACTACAGGTGCAGTAGCCAATGTTGTGTTATTGCGTAATAATTTTGGTTCCATTTCAGGGCCAACCTTGACAATCGATAATGGAGGAGTGCTAACAGTAACTAGTGTTTCTGCATCTCCTTTTTCAAATGCAGGGGGTAATATCGTAAACAATGGAACCTTGAGCATTACTACTACTAGCACTGCTGCTTCAACTGGTATAAATTGTATAGTTCCTACTGTTCCGCCTACTTCTGGAACAAACGAATATACTTATTCAGGTTCTGGTACTTTGAACGTTAATTTAAGTGCTTCAACTACGGCAAATAGCGCCTCTATAAATGTTACGTCTCTTAATGCTTTTACTACCTATAAATTTCTATTTGATGGTCCTACTAACTTTACACTTGGTACAACTGCAACATCATATGCTATAAGAACAGTAGGTGGTACTGCAATGTCACCAGTGATTATTGGCGGAGCTGGGTTTACATTGGGTAGTGTTTCTACTCCAGTAAGAGGAGGATTATTAAGTGTTGGTAATCAAAGTAACTTTACCATTAATAGTGGAACTACTTTAGAAATGAATAGTGCAACTGGAAATACAACTACTGGTATTGTATTAGGTAGTAATGCTGTTGGTATTCCTACAAATTTTACTAATAATGGAACAATAAATATTTTTGGAGAAAGTCTCGGAAGCGGTATTAGTGCTGGTGTAACTACTACTGCAAATGCTCAAGATATAAGAATTAATATCGTAAACGGTGGTACTATAAATGTTGATTTAGCCTGTGTTACTCCATCAGTAACTAATCCAACTGGATTTGTATGGTCAGGTCAAGCAGCCTATCGACAAGGTCAGGCGGGTCATTCGGGTTCAGCAGGTGTTTTCTTTACAAACAATGGTAGCGTAACCCTAAGAAATAGATCTACGGTAGCTTTATCTGGGTATGCTATTTGGGGTTCAGGAGCAGGTCAGCGTATGCCTACCTTATTCACCAACAATAGTACTGGTATTTTAAATATTGACGGTTCAATAAATTCTATTCCGCAAGGTTTTACACTTACTAATAACGGAACAGTAAATTCAAATAATTCAATAGCTGGTTTTGCCGGTTTAACTAACAATATAGGTGCGAGTATTAATTTCGGTAAAGCGCAAGCTATATTTACGGTTTTAGCAACTGCAGCCGCAACTGTAGGATCGACTTATAGAGATGGAAATTTAAATGTGTATACCATACGGACTACTAAAGTTAATGGAACAGGTTTGGAAATACTTGCCGAAACAGCTCCAATTGCAACAATTCCTGCAACTGGAACTCTTACGTTTGTAAGTGGTTCTGGAGACGCAACTATTGATTATTCAGCAGTTAGTGGAATAAATACAACTGCAATATCCAATAATACTACAAATTCAGGGACAATTAGTACAGCTCAAGGAGGAGGTTTCGCTTTAAATACGATATCTTCAGCTACATTAACACTTGATGCAAATAGTATTATTGCTCCTGGAGGAGCATCAGGAAAAGGTATTACGGATTTTGCAAGAGCTTCTAACACGCTTTTAGGAAAATTGGCTATACAAGTTTCAGGTAACACATCTGCTGGTATTGATTACGACCAAATTACCAATTCCGGAACTAATGGAGGATTTGATATATCAGCTGCAACATTAGAAATTACATCTTTATACACACCAAGCAGCAGTGCCGTAATTCCAATAGTAGTTGCATCTGGAACAGGCACTATTTCAGGTACTTTTGCAAGTGTAACTGGTCTAACACCTGGATGGACATTATCGTATGTTTCACCTACAGCAGTTAATTTAGTATATACTGTTATTACAATACCTACAATTTGGACAGGTGCTGCTGCCGATAATAATTTCTTTAACGAAGCCAACTGGAAAGACTCAGTGACTAATATTGTACCGGCTGCAAATACAATCAATCCGGGTGCAAATATCAATTTACCATTACAAATAAATAGTGCGGCGGCTACTATTACAAGTGGGGCAATTCAATTTGGC is part of the Flavobacterium nackdongense genome and encodes:
- a CDS encoding sialate O-acetylesterase → MKIVIKYCALLVSLLFVTLSFAQIRLPKLVSNGMVLQRDANLKIWGWAAPNEAIAINFINSDYQVTANASGNWELKLPALTAGGPYTMKIQASNTIEINDILVGDVWLCSGQSNMAMAMSGVASTYPTDVSNATNDKIRNFNVPREFEFTTPRTDLSDGYWMKANPTSVLQFSAAAYFFAKELYARNPSVPIGLIHSSYGGTPIHAWMSEKALKNFPETIAEIQLLKNPTYVNTIIQNDINLENNWNTTLNNNDLGIKNNWKSNATDTSTWSDITVGFTKKDIGSVWYKKDIMVSSQTASNASLLQLAILIEADSTYINGKLVGHTNNQYAIRKYDIPANTLVEGKNTITVRLVNNSLTGGFYGSIFQLIGTNETIDLKGSWKTKVGYAMATLPTPVNLLWKPTALYNSMIEPLKNYALKGAIWYQGEGNTGKPSQYSIYLGSMIEDWRSLFANPTMPFLYVQLPNYQAAVANPVESNWALLRESQLKTLAVPNTGMATTIDVGDPNNLHPVWKKPVGIRLALAAERVAYNNPLLVSSGPMYESVKIVGNTIELTFNTLGSPLKFKSTGTAVGTHTNFAIAGSNKVFSWAQAKIEGNKVIVWNDAIPNPVAVRYAWGQNPAGEKLFNTEDLPASPFRTDSWTVGKQYLLINYN